The following is a genomic window from Bactrocera tryoni isolate S06 chromosome 2, CSIRO_BtryS06_freeze2, whole genome shotgun sequence.
TTCGGTGGCCCAATAttggcggtttcgacaaataacCTGAGTACAAATCAACTTGAACAAAATTTCGGATCGATGCCTCtcaaactgaggaactagttcgctCATATATAGACAGACGGTCAAACagaacagacggacatggctaattCGACTTAGCTCATTGATCTgatgatttatatacatatacattttataagaTCTCAGACTTTTCCTTCTTAAATCTATTGAAAAATCGTTGTAACGCGCTCATACAGTTGTGAGTGTTATTTGGAGGAGTgtttagttcttgcacaatgTGGAAGTTACTCTCGCCATACACAAGGTTTCAAAAATTCGTTAAATAAAGATGTCaagtttgtttaaaaaaattgaagcaatatttttcaaaaagtaagaAACTCAAAAGTATAAGGCATACTTAGAAAGCTACTTTTAACTTATTGTTTCTATGAAGCCATCGCCTAATTTGATGTTTTTTTCTGGGAAAACTTGATGTAAGCGTCCACAAATatcattcatttaattttttttatcgcagTAGGTGGCGAATATTTACGAGAACCGTTATTTTAGagctaaatatttataaagccaGATGACACTTATCTGTTTCCAtcgtttgttttgtttgttttgacgGACTCAactacactcgtggccacgcaaatcTTGCCACTAtactttcattaattttttttcggtatttttcGTTCGctcgatatttttttaaattttgtttcttaatgtttttagtaagcacaagtaaactaaattatattattattcttcttcttctttactagcgtagacaccgcttacgcgattatagccgagttaacaacagcgccccagtcgtttcttctttatttcgcaatttggcgccaattcgagatatcaagtgcagccagccagccagccttCTCctcctgatctctccaacggagtgcatgtcttcctcttcctctgcttcctccggcgcgcactgcgtcgaatactggagtgttttcatccatactgACTACAtgacgtagccgctgtctcttaattcgctgaactatgtcaatgtcgtcgtatatcttcacgtagagctcatcattccatcgaatgcaatatttgAAGTTGCCAATggacaaaggaccataaatctttcgcagaacctttctctcgaaaactcgtaacgttgactcaacagatgttgtcattgtccgtccctctgcaccatatagcgggacggaaataatgagtgccttatagagtttgatctttgttcgtcgagaaagggctttacttctcaattgcctacttggTCCGAAGTATCACTTGTTGGCAAGTGTTATTCTGTGttcgatttcgaggctgacattgttgttggtgtttatactggttccaagatagtcaaaattatctacgacttcgaagttacgacgtgggagccaagtcgcgaatgcgacgactgtttgtttgatgacagaagatatttcgttttgaccTATTTGTTTCGCCTCCTTAGATcgataaatacaatataaactCAACCGAAAGAATGAACCTTAACATTTTGGGTGTCACATCTTGAAGATGTTGCTGTATTtatctattatttatttattgtaaagtATAAACTAGATGAAGTTTGAAGTTGTATTATATGGGAAGAAGGCGCAGATTTATTCGgtgtttggaaaataaaaatatcgcagTAGAATAACATGTGAAGGGTGTTTTTTTAAGCACTTGGCTGTCACAGAGGGTAACATAGAATAATAAGTTCTTACAATCATTAATGAATTGTTACAATAACAAAGCTCAATAAACTGGTGAAAGTTTTTTTGTCGTGGTGAAGATTTCGACGATTGGTTTccttgatttcttgaaagacaactagCCAACAAATGGTTGTGTACTACTTAGGATTTGCTGTTCTGTGTTGTtctagtggtatggttgcgacTTGTCCAGTTTTTCCAAAGCAAAAAACAGATAATCATTTGCTCGGAACTGCATCGTGCgcgaacaaattttttgaattcgGCTTATGTTGAAACACCCACATTGTCGACCGAACTTTCCTTTCGGGGTTATATCCGTGTTTCTCACACGATGccatagacgtgtttcgaaacGCCACtatcgtattttgttaacatttctctcgaccaattgTCACGAGACTTTTCTacagtcaaatgttcatgcaataatGTAGAGATTCACATGCAAGTCCCACTAATGCCCATAGTTTTCTCAAcctcacgataggtcacatgacgaaCTTGctatatcagtttgcgcacgaCATCAATAGTTtgcggaacaacaactgatttttggacgaccttcctGAATTTAGTTTTGGAGTGATCTAAGACCTCGATTGagttcaccataccatcgataaacactggtccgTGGGGGAACTTCATTATTAAAATTAGAATAACGTAAgtaatcgcgcgaaaatgttctcGGTTTAGTTCCAATTTTTGgtaaagaagaatattttaagttactgtaaacaacacataAAACGCGTGTATGTCAAAACATCTTAAATATGCATACCATCAAGAATGTGACACTTTACAATAAAATcgtgagttgccagattgcaacactcgTGTTGCCAAATCTCGGAATATACTATAAAAGGCCACCTTGCAAACAATGAGAAAATAGAAACTTTCACGAACATAAAGCCTACTTTAAACGACTTAActcaaaaaaattgatattttcacttgagattttttgattgaaaattaagttttttttcgatattacgTCCATATAAggagtaaaaataaatgttttaaataaaaaaatacagtgtGTTTGAGACATAAGAAGGTAAATATCtacaaatttttgtgaaaataaattatttgtaaatctTTTCATTTACTACAACAAtcctatataaatttttatctaTAGGACTTGTAGCTTTGCCGGCAATCGAAACAACCTATTcttaaaccttaaaaaattaatctcgGGCCTCACATTCTTTCCCCGACCACAGATCGCCCCTTAAGGTAGGGAGATATCTAATccctctttaaataaaatttgttcagcTTCTTTTAGAGTGAGAAGTGGTTTATTCAAAAAGGAGCTTTTGTCCCGATTTTTAGATCTCACGCGATTCCTACCTCTTCATGGTTAACTACTACTACCAATTTCTTTTCTTCACAAATACACAACTCGTATTTAAATATTAGGTtttcaaatatctcccttccgcctttttatCTTtcgaatttcgcggctatgtataaagcgctacagagctcgtatctggcaatactatacaactttgaaaggtcttgacataacctacaaaacgacgctgtGCATGATTAGCTTGGTTATTGCGTTCCACAGTTATAGACTTGTAAACATGGAggtcactaacgccgaaattcgcgctattttaaagttgtCTTTCGTTaaagaaacgttccgtgagattaattgTGATTTGAGGGATTATACACTATCACCTTGATGGCgaaagacctgtgacgacgaataccgatcaaatcatggaaaatatTGAGGTAGActggcatgtggcatctcgtgacatcgcccagaagatggagttagtcaccaaaccattttaaaccatctgcagaaggctggatacacaaaaaaaattgatgtttggatgccgcatgatttgacgcaaaaagatcttctggaccgaatcaacgcttgcgatatgctgctgaaacggaacgaactcgaccgatttttgaagcggatggtgactggcgacgaaaaatggatcacgtACGACAATATTAAGCGAAAACGGTGGTGCTCGAAGGCCGgcgaatcgtcccaaacagtggccgaGCCGGAATTTACGGCCAAGAAGGTagtgctgtgtgtttggtgggattggaagaaaaacatccactatgagctgctcccatatggacAGACGCTTagttctaccatctactgcgaaccactggaccgcttgaagcagccgttcgaccagaagcgtccagaattggccaacagaaAGGGTGCAGTGTTCCActaggacaacgccagaccacacacttcggtgatgactcgtcagaagctacgagAGTTCGGATGGGAGGTTCTATCgcattcaccatatagcccggaaatagcgccaagtgattaccacctgttcctgtccatggcgaaagcccttgttggtgtaaagttgaattcaaaagaggcttgtgaaaagtggctgtccgagttcttcgcaaataaggaggggctTCTATGAGGAGGGTATTAtaaagttgccgtctagatggaacaGAACTAagtccgatcactgtaacactttttataaagcactGAATAaggagcaaaaaagcggaagagagatatttgacaaccttatatttataatattttatttatacaacaTGCTCGTACTTAATGTACTTATAATCAAACTTGAAGCACTAAAACGGACTTATTGATCTTTCGGTAAATGAAGCAACGCAGTTTGTACAGCCCAAAGAGTAGAAAAGACATAATTGCAAGTAAtgcaaagcaaataataatagttATTACCGCTGTCTCTGGTTGGGCCCAATCTAAAATCGTATATATATAATGGTCCCCGTGTctgaaattcagaaaaaaaattaattagagaATTAcagatgaaatgaaaataatcatTGTTAAAGAAAgtctttcttaaaaattaatttcttgatACATTGAGTTCAAATTAAAAGTCTTCTTTGCTCTTTAGGATGGTAAGATTTTAATGtcgaaatatttgaataatacaAGACCAACGCCCGGGCCAGCCGATATGCATCCGGATATCAACTCATCTCGTTATTCCAatcattttgatttatttaaccCTATATTTACCTCGATTAGTATTAGTATTGTTCGAGATACCGAACAACACTAATAATATCAAAGCAATCTGAACATATCGTTCATGAATATGGTATTTGGGTATGCGAAAGCTCTACGCAAAGTCTAACAAATAACTCGAGGACCTTTGAAACTGAGTGTCATATGTttgattaaatatgtaaatctttaaaatactggaaaaaaatatattttaaacttacgTGTCTACGCCTCCGGCAAAATAATAGATAAGGGAAAATATGACATAAATCACGCCCATTCCAATGGGATACACGAAGTGGAAAATGCGTGTGGGAAATGCAACCAACATATGATCTAACACCATCAGAATGGAATTGCTGGCATGTCCAAGTAAATTGTAGGTCAACGAAACTCCGCTCTTGTCATCTGTTCgatttaaaagtacaaaaatcttttaataattattatcgttgcaagaaaaaaacaaataagaatgCGCTAAGTACGGGTGCAACagttattttatacttttgcaacttgcaggaatcaaagccagggaaataccttacgatgtaaaacgtcaaccagaggatcggaatttaagcaattttatatacatatatatacactcatataactcatacactgaccgacaagTCCAAGTCCAGAAGTCCaaacgctgaacccaattttcgacggctttcaagcataaatcggccgatactgctgcaatttcatgttcgatttcgtacgaagttcatcaatcgtcgctggcttgttggcatagaccatagacttgacgtagcgccacaagaaatagtctaacggcgtcaaaacGCACGACAGTGGCGGACAATTGACTGGACCATTGCGTGAGGtgacacgttcaccaaacttttttctcaaaaaatcgattgtgacattcgttgTTTGGCTTGTGGCGTCGTCCTATTGGAagcacatattgtccaagtccatatcatccaattcaggcaaaaaatattcggttatcattgagtagtagcgattcccattcacagtaacgtacCGGTCTTCATCATCACgtaagaagtacggcccaatgacgtcgccggcccataaaccgcaatcctttcgggatgcaatggatACTCATGAAGTACGTTTGAATGTACTCTCACAGGTATCTATAATTTCATTGATCTCGCaaacagtttttgtttaaaaaaaaaacacttctgtatcgctcttattgaaaaacccgctcttaaagttgaggccacgaactccgaatttcggtaaaaaagtttcgactcgttgttggatcgtatatcttttcatgatgaaatggcaagccttactgaagagaaatgtcgaaAGAGCGGTAAAAAATATGGCGTGGTTTTCTGTCCCTATTGGTTTACTTTTGCAGCGTagctattgaaaaacccgttggTATGTGGAAGTTgaggtagtatcgacccgatttcaTCTATTAACCAtgatcatgccacatactaaaaaaatgttccctgtgtttcatttaggtacctcacatacaatcaccaatcatatggagtaaatttagccggatgttcgaaaacccTGATGTTAGTTATTtggggggctaggtcaagttttcgctcaattgTACCTATTTTAGgtacaaagatatactgttatgagtgaaacatgttctgtaattttcattgagataactcaaatattggccgatttatccagcataaagtcaccgaGAAGTTcgaacatttttatatgtattaggtatatggtaTTCCTATTGTTAggaaaggattctgtctgaatttcaattgtactatatatctcacacattgaccaatattttcggtcaaaagtcaactatagatactggggtccacatattcggtaattagggtcttgaacagttttggttggatttggaccaTTTTTGGAACCgtttacgcccatctacgaactcgtaatttttttgtactaaggaaccttcACACCAAGTTTCAtatagatatctcaatttttactcaagttactgcttgcacggacggacggatagtcAGACAAACACAGAGACATTCAcctggatttcaacttttctcgtcatcatgatcttttatatatataaccctatacctatctcgtttagttttaggtgatacatacaatcgttaggtgaacaaaactataggCTAGAAACCCCCTTACTTACTGATGGTCTAATGTTCACAATTACCAAAAACCATTCAAAATTCGGGCCTCTAGACTAGATAGTGGAGGTCTCTGCTGGTCTATTGCCCACCATACGGTAGtacctgaagatattcaagtTGCAGATAAAGAAAACTTAGAATTAAATCTCGTCTAATGTAAGCTATTCCTAAGCAATAGCAATCATTTTGATAGAGAAGGGGGTCATATGTGTCTATTTATCAagtttaataattgaaaaagaaaaaaaaaataaactacgGCGTTTTTGGTGTTACTTACATGGATAAAGAAGGCTCCAGTAGACAAGTGTAATGACGGTCGCCAATACCAAAGTGGTCCAATAAGAAACCCAATACATTTTGAAGACAATCGGGTGGGCAGCTATGAGCAAATAAGATatggaatttattttaaaccccctttaaaaaaattctacaccTACCGAAATCATGTGGTCGCCAATAATATATGCTAACTATAATAGCGCCATACAGACTTGTGAGCATACAGAGAAAGAAACCCCATGCGGTCAGGTATATAAACCATTTGCCGGCATAAAAAAGATTGATCATTGTGTCGCATACGACGGCAATGAAAAAGGCTGCTAAGAGCCAGCGATAGATTAGCCAACACAACGAGCGGCTACCCTTCTGCCACTGCAAATAGAACGGAAAAGTTAGTTAGAccactattcaaaatattctatatCTCAAGTGTCGACTTTTAAACAACTTACTTGTGATTTGGCAAAATCATCGATTGGTTGATGTTTCAAGCTgaactttttcaattgaaacTCCTTGGCGAACGGATGGAAAACGTTCGTGCACCATTTTTGCGCCGAATCAAACATTTGTTCCAATCGAATCCtgtattttctttgaaaatattattttgctagttcaaatatttttcggcTTATTGTTATCATTATTTGATCCTTACTCGCAGAGGTCTGCTTCCAATTTCAATCACTACTCGATTGGAACTATTTATTTtggtaaaaatgttaaaaagtttAGACTCAATAGTTTTACCATTTTTCTTATCAATGGTATTTGCACATAAAAACCATAACTTGGGTATAAACATTCAAACATCGATATTACGGTACAAACGCGATTATATCTATTTTATCGATACTATCGATACAAAACTCGGTCTTTATTTACTAAATACATTtctacacacatacttatgcacTATATATGGTAGAAGCAACTTAGTACATATTGCTGATAAGCCTTCTCATAAAAAATGGGCATAAGTCATATTTTGCACGTCGTTATGCTTTATCTTTAAGGCCACTCCAGGGTGTAGCGTTTTGGTGTAAACATTTGTTCTCTCTGCTGGTTTAAAAAAGcgataaaacatatatttttgcgcTCATAATTGAGTAAATGTTGTCTTTTAGGTATGTAGTATATCAGACTTGTCTAATTCACTTCGTAACTAAAGAAAGTCTTTGTTGTTATatgagtataaaaatcaagagCTGTTCCGTTGCTGCGTTGTATGAGTTcctcacattttttaaatttcttatctcCTCTAGTTCCCGCCCCCATTCTATTTTTGTACTTCGTTAGTTTCTGTCATATCATCGTAACAACCGCGCGGctatttttttatctaaaaaccTGTcaataactattaattttttttagtgatTTGTTAAAAAAGTAGAATAAACAAGGTTCATACATTATTTCCAAGTATAGTTCAAATAATGATATAGTACACAACTGTTCATGAGAAATGAAAAGGTTCGTGATcgaaaaatatcatttacggTTGATTTTCTTGAGCATCCGAGcaacttgttttatttactatttgatTTAATGTAAGTATTTTCAAGCGACCTCGGATTATAGCACCTTTGGAATAGGTTTAGGGAAAGGATCGAAAAAGGATTGCTGAAGAGCTCtttatttcgaattaaaaaaaaaaaataaataaatatatacacagagaaaacaagttttgaaaattttttaaaaattaaagtgtttaacaaaaattaaaataaagagtGATACAGACAGTATACAAGTACTAAATACTTTAACGTCTCAGCTG
Proteins encoded in this region:
- the LOC120769523 gene encoding protein rolling stone-like, encoding MFDSAQKWCTNVFHPFAKEFQLKKFSLKHQPIDDFAKSQWQKGSRSLCWLIYRWLLAAFFIAVVCDTMINLFYAGKWFIYLTAWGFFLCMLTSLYGAIIVSIYYWRPHDFAAHPIVFKMYWVSYWTTLVLATVITLVYWSLLYPYDKSGVSLTYNLLGHASNSILMVLDHMLVAFPTRIFHFVYPIGMGVIYVIFSLIYYFAGGVDTHGDHYIYTILDWAQPETAVITIIICFALLAIMSFLLFGLYKLRCFIYRKINKSVLVLQV